The Priestia megaterium genome contains a region encoding:
- a CDS encoding helix-turn-helix domain-containing protein encodes MFGLGKRRTRLGKWIDKRNINQEWLVRKSGLGRSTIGDLVNNSERLPTQRTMKKILQALRRIDPNIKSEDFWDI; translated from the coding sequence ATGTTCGGGTTAGGAAAAAGGCGAACTAGACTTGGTAAATGGATTGATAAAAGAAACATTAATCAAGAATGGCTTGTAAGAAAGTCAGGATTAGGTAGAAGTACGATTGGTGATTTAGTAAACAACTCCGAAAGGTTGCCTACACAAAGAACAATGAAAAAGATATTACAAGCATTAAGACGGATCGATCCTAATATTAAGAGCGAAGATTTCTGGGATATTTAA